One genomic window of Mercenaria mercenaria strain notata chromosome 2, MADL_Memer_1, whole genome shotgun sequence includes the following:
- the LOC123564147 gene encoding DNA-3-methyladenine glycosylase-like — protein sequence MAAYREERDSSEASQNSAYCYNYISFCLSGDGAAVLLRALQPVENLEIMDKLRTKGKEGNSLLKKEGVGLCNGPSKLCQALGIKKDTVNKVDLCHSNDIWLEKGETIDDSRIVKCKRININYAEEWKDKPLRFYIKGNIFNSVKDKKAESAMSG from the exons ATGGCAGCATACAGGGAAGAGCGTGACAGCAGTGAAGCCTCACA aaacagtgcatACTGTTATAACTATATTTCTTTCTGCCTTTCAGGTGATGGGGCGGCTGTTTTGTTACGAGCCTTACAGCCCGTGGAGAATCTTGAAATTATGGACAAACTACGTACAAAGGGTAAAGAGGGCAACTCCTTACTGAAGAAAGAGGGTGTTGGGTTATGTAACGGTCCTTCTAAATTGTGCCAGGCTCTAGGAATAAAGAAAGATACAGTGAATAAAGTTGATCTGTGCCATTCTAATGATATTTGGCTAGAGAAAGGTGAAACAATTGATGATAGCAGAATAGTCAAATGTAAAAGGATTAATATAAATTATGCTGAAGAATGGAAAGACAAGCCATTGCGGTTTTATattaaaggaaatattttcaaTAGTGTAAAAGATAAGAAAGCAGAGAGTGCCATGAGTGGTTAA